One window of the Bacteroidota bacterium genome contains the following:
- the rfbC gene encoding dTDP-4-dehydrorhamnose 3,5-epimerase, whose protein sequence is MPFVETGFQGLKVFEPRVFADSRGYFFESFNKNIFREAGIDVEFVQDNESRSQRGVLRGLHYQLNPIAQAKLVRVVEGEVLDIVLDIRQGSPTYGKNYRIRLSEENKKQLYIPRGFAHGFSVLSENAIFQYKCDNYYSKESEGGILYNDPALQIDWGIEVSSAIISDKDKVLPLFKDCQNNFAFLK, encoded by the coding sequence ATGCCATTTGTTGAAACAGGATTTCAGGGCTTGAAAGTATTTGAACCCAGAGTATTTGCCGATAGTCGAGGTTATTTTTTTGAAAGCTTTAATAAGAATATTTTTAGAGAAGCAGGAATTGATGTAGAGTTTGTTCAGGATAACGAATCCCGTTCACAGAGGGGAGTGTTGCGAGGGCTGCACTATCAATTGAATCCGATCGCACAGGCGAAATTGGTGCGTGTAGTAGAAGGAGAAGTGTTGGATATTGTGTTGGACATTCGTCAGGGATCGCCGACCTACGGAAAAAATTATAGGATACGGTTGTCAGAAGAAAATAAAAAACAACTTTATATACCCAGAGGTTTTGCCCATGGTTTTTCAGTTCTAAGTGAAAACGCCATTTTTCAGTACAAATGTGATAACTACTATTCAAAAGAGAGTGAAGGCGGGATTTTATACAATGATCCTGCGCTGCAAATTGATTGGGGTATTGAAGTTAGTTCGGCTATCATCTCAGATAAGGACAAGGTGCTTCCCCTGTTTAAAGATTGCCAAAACAATTTTGCATTTTTAAAATGA
- a CDS encoding capsular biosynthesis protein, giving the protein MFDKFLKLFGEKEEHHPVPVDYSGVVVEFHNHILPGIDDGAKTIDDSIMMLRQFEQLGYKKVVATPHSMAEGYVNPNDKILKLRDEVREAIAKNSIQLEFDAAAEYYFDEAFLEKVAKKDLLCISKNFVLMELNFSLRPNNLNEVIYKLQVADYNLILAHPERYSFFYEKDFESYESLKNRGVYFQINLGSLIGKYGAPAKYTAEKMIDLGMVEFVGSDLHTPNQSEMMQKCLKEKYLGKLLASGKLLNPTL; this is encoded by the coding sequence TTGTTTGACAAATTCTTAAAATTATTTGGAGAGAAGGAAGAACACCATCCCGTTCCGGTGGATTATAGCGGTGTGGTAGTGGAATTTCATAATCACATTCTTCCGGGCATTGATGATGGGGCAAAAACTATTGATGACTCTATCATGATGCTTCGTCAATTCGAACAGTTAGGATATAAAAAGGTGGTAGCTACGCCGCACAGCATGGCAGAAGGATATGTGAATCCTAATGATAAAATTCTCAAATTGCGAGATGAAGTACGGGAAGCAATAGCCAAGAATTCAATTCAATTGGAGTTTGATGCAGCTGCAGAATATTATTTTGACGAAGCTTTCTTAGAGAAAGTAGCAAAGAAAGATTTGCTGTGCATCAGCAAAAATTTTGTTTTGATGGAACTGAACTTCTCTCTTAGGCCGAACAACCTGAATGAGGTGATTTATAAATTGCAAGTTGCAGATTACAATTTAATTTTAGCGCACCCGGAACGCTATTCATTTTTTTACGAAAAGGACTTTGAATCTTATGAATCATTGAAGAACCGTGGTGTTTATTTTCAAATCAATTTAGGTTCATTAATTGGCAAATACGGAGCCCCTGCTAAATACACTGCTGAAAAAATGATTGATTTAGGCATGGTTGAATTTGTTGGTTCCGATCTTCACACTCCCAATCAATCGGAAATGATGCAGAAATGTTTAAAAGAAAAATATTTAGGCAAATTGCTGGCTTCCGGCAAGTTGCTAAACCCCACACTATAA
- a CDS encoding gliding motility-associated C-terminal domain-containing protein: MTLYNVKKAEPDTAICAGNPVDLKATADPVSKVLTTKENSSSGNQGGMFYLRAHQDVTIDSFAVRFQSNQSIMAEIWGKSGTYRTFEQNNGIWDPIASYYNFTPKPAGQFTVIPTQVYQSIAGGDSFAFYITTVNTPAINMAYSTGNGQQGTVYTSDGIIDFVQGTTNKYFFGAFVPGFGQVLDVRIYYTTKAGLSYVWNTGESGDSIQVRPTQTSEYIITVVDTSGCRSKDTVVITAYPVPMVDAGADTLLCIGQTYQLQAATETSDYFWMPSVGLNMDSILTPIFSDIVSREYVLTAISGINGCTATDTIRIGVLNPGPDTTVCDEDIYVMPATAPSYIQQFLWEPIDGLSNPAILNPVFQSSVPSDYMLTAISDKGSRKTCVVSIGLKPCAIDLEAPQAFTPNDDGHNDHFKIYGNHADEYQVRIYNRWGELVYDSKVITSGLEGLSDDLWDGTFKGKLQDAGTYVYYIWAKNNNSLEVAEKKGNLTLIR; this comes from the coding sequence GTGACCCTTTATAATGTTAAAAAAGCGGAACCGGATACAGCCATTTGTGCCGGCAATCCGGTGGACCTAAAAGCTACTGCCGATCCGGTCAGTAAGGTTTTAACGACCAAAGAAAACTCAAGTTCCGGTAACCAGGGTGGCATGTTTTATCTTCGCGCCCATCAGGATGTTACCATTGATTCCTTTGCGGTCAGGTTTCAGTCAAATCAATCTATCATGGCTGAAATTTGGGGTAAATCGGGGACCTATCGAACCTTTGAACAAAACAACGGGATATGGGATCCAATAGCTTCCTATTATAACTTCACGCCTAAACCTGCTGGACAATTCACGGTTATTCCTACACAGGTTTATCAAAGTATAGCAGGCGGTGATTCATTTGCTTTTTATATAACTACAGTGAATACACCGGCCATAAATATGGCCTATAGCACCGGTAACGGTCAGCAAGGAACGGTTTATACAAGCGATGGCATTATTGATTTTGTTCAAGGAACAACCAATAAATATTTCTTTGGAGCCTTCGTTCCGGGCTTTGGTCAGGTACTTGACGTAAGAATTTATTACACAACAAAAGCTGGTCTTTCCTATGTTTGGAATACCGGTGAATCGGGAGATAGCATTCAAGTCCGCCCCACTCAGACTTCAGAATATATCATTACAGTAGTGGATACCAGTGGATGCAGAAGTAAAGATACCGTGGTAATAACTGCCTATCCTGTACCGATGGTGGATGCGGGGGCAGACACTTTGTTATGTATTGGCCAGACATATCAACTACAGGCCGCAACAGAAACTTCAGATTACTTCTGGATGCCTTCTGTTGGCTTGAATATGGATTCTATTTTGACACCTATTTTCTCTGATATAGTGAGCCGAGAATATGTATTGACAGCAATTAGTGGTATCAATGGATGTACGGCTACCGATACCATTCGGATTGGTGTATTAAATCCAGGACCTGATACCACCGTCTGCGATGAAGATATATATGTAATGCCTGCTACTGCACCTTCATATATTCAACAGTTTCTTTGGGAGCCGATTGACGGGTTAAGTAATCCAGCTATCCTAAATCCTGTTTTTCAATCATCAGTACCATCCGATTATATGTTGACAGCTATATCCGATAAAGGCAGCAGAAAAACCTGCGTTGTGAGCATTGGCTTGAAACCTTGTGCTATAGATTTAGAGGCTCCTCAGGCATTTACTCCGAACGATGATGGACATAATGATCATTTTAAAATTTACGGTAATCATGCAGATGAATATCAGGTAAGAATTTATAATCGTTGGGGTGAGTTGGTTTATGACTCAAAAGTAATCACCAGCGGTCTTGAGGGACTAAGCGATGATCTATGGGATGGTACCTTTAAAGGCAAACTACAAGATGCAGGTACTTATGTTTATTACATCTGGGCTAAGAACAATAACAGTTTAGAGGTAGCTGAAAAGAAAGGGAATCTTACGCTTATTAGGTAG